The proteins below are encoded in one region of Knoellia sp. S7-12:
- a CDS encoding ATP-dependent DNA helicase encodes MLTLRRAATTETAVPVLDAVQQSVVDWRGTGVLRVLGAPGTGKSTVAVEVVAAHVADGVRPDQCLLLASSRRSAARLRDQVTARVGGTSTEPLARTFPSFGFGVLRASAALVGDAPPRLLSGPEQDVVLRELLAGHASGESIGPRWPERVRLALPTRAFRAELRDLLMRAVELGLDPDELLQLGILHGRDEWVAGAELLREYDEVTALLTPGAFDPAWILGAAASALAGDEDLADSLTSSLRLVVVDDAQEMTPAALRLLEVLRRVAPTAGTVLLGDPDSATQTFRGGDPTLLAREWAVLGDGPTVVLPRSHRLPERLRAVTNAVAGHIGVLGDATHRKAEAAGDGGSAEVHLLRSASQEAGFIASRLRAAHLLDDVPWSDMAVIVRGQSRSAALRRALQSSGVPVSAAEAELPVRDEPAVRPLLTLLQVVSDLALERTEEVPVEVALDVLVSPLGAADPVELRRLRRALRRDELDAGGSRTSDELIAEVLLRPAVHDRLGLEGRSVQRIGRMIRAGVEACSAVDGGWGPGVSAEGILWAMWDASRLASQWRETALGGGAAGARADRDLDAVLAVLRAAATYGERLPGSSPEAFLHHILGQDVPGDTLAARAPAGEAVSLLTPQSAAGRQWPLVVVAGVQEGSWPDLRLRGSLLGSQDLVDVVRGREGGHRAALAAVRHDETRLFHVAVSRATRSLLVTAVRSEDEQPSPYLDVVDPLPDDADRREPSDWARPVTLPALVGALRRDVVSSDARRRGGAITGLARLARAGVPGADPASWWVLHALSDERPRRGPDDTVRVGPSAIDGFTSCQLKWALTKVGGDGPMIGQRDIGTLIHEIAAEGDSDAATMRATLDERWPRLGLPQGWATDLKRRQAEGMVDRLARFFNENTAAGWGRLAAESRMKVELGRIVLSGTVDRLDVGPSGDVRVIDYKTGSSKPKASDVPRHGQLGAYQLAVVSGGFEDLEVPETSSGAALLHVGKAAGKATTIQVQPPLAQDDDPEWAQRLVVDTGELMGGATFVATPSDELCRTCPVRSSCPAQPEGRAL; translated from the coding sequence GTGTTGACCCTTCGACGTGCCGCGACGACCGAGACCGCTGTGCCGGTCCTCGATGCCGTGCAGCAGTCGGTCGTCGACTGGCGGGGGACTGGCGTGTTGCGCGTGCTCGGCGCCCCGGGGACGGGCAAGTCGACGGTCGCCGTGGAGGTGGTGGCCGCGCACGTGGCCGACGGCGTCCGCCCCGACCAGTGCCTGCTCCTCGCCTCCTCGCGACGAAGTGCCGCGCGACTGCGCGATCAGGTGACTGCGCGCGTGGGCGGCACCTCGACCGAGCCGCTTGCGCGCACGTTCCCGTCGTTCGGTTTTGGGGTGTTGCGGGCTTCGGCAGCGCTCGTGGGCGACGCTCCACCACGGCTGCTCAGCGGGCCCGAGCAGGACGTCGTGCTCCGAGAGCTTCTCGCCGGCCACGCGTCCGGCGAGAGCATTGGCCCTCGCTGGCCCGAGCGGGTCCGTCTGGCGCTGCCGACCCGAGCGTTCCGCGCCGAGCTGCGCGACCTTCTCATGCGTGCAGTCGAGCTCGGACTCGACCCGGACGAGCTGCTCCAGCTGGGCATCCTCCACGGTCGCGACGAGTGGGTGGCGGGGGCTGAGCTGCTTCGTGAATACGACGAGGTGACCGCGCTGCTGACTCCCGGCGCGTTCGACCCGGCGTGGATCCTCGGCGCGGCCGCGAGCGCCCTCGCCGGCGATGAGGATCTTGCCGACTCACTCACCTCGTCCCTGCGGCTCGTCGTGGTCGACGACGCCCAGGAGATGACGCCCGCTGCGCTGCGGCTGCTCGAGGTCCTGCGACGCGTGGCCCCCACTGCCGGCACGGTCCTCCTCGGCGACCCGGACAGCGCCACCCAGACGTTCCGTGGGGGTGACCCGACGCTGCTGGCCCGGGAGTGGGCCGTCCTCGGCGACGGGCCGACCGTCGTCCTGCCACGCAGCCACCGGCTGCCCGAGCGGCTGCGCGCCGTGACGAACGCCGTGGCCGGACACATCGGGGTGCTCGGTGACGCGACCCATCGCAAGGCCGAAGCGGCTGGCGACGGCGGGTCGGCCGAGGTGCACCTGCTGAGGTCCGCGAGCCAGGAGGCGGGGTTCATCGCCTCACGCCTGCGGGCGGCCCACCTGCTCGACGACGTGCCGTGGTCCGACATGGCGGTCATCGTGCGTGGACAGTCGCGCAGTGCGGCGTTGCGGCGTGCTCTGCAGTCCTCGGGGGTGCCGGTCAGTGCCGCCGAGGCCGAGCTTCCGGTGCGCGACGAACCTGCGGTCAGGCCGCTGCTCACGCTCCTCCAGGTCGTCAGCGACCTCGCGCTCGAGCGGACCGAGGAGGTGCCCGTGGAGGTGGCGCTCGACGTGCTCGTCTCGCCTCTTGGGGCCGCGGATCCGGTGGAGCTGCGACGGCTGCGTCGGGCCCTTCGGCGCGACGAGCTCGACGCCGGCGGATCGCGCACCAGCGACGAACTCATCGCCGAGGTGCTGCTGCGCCCCGCTGTTCACGACCGGCTGGGTCTCGAGGGCCGCTCGGTGCAGCGCATCGGACGGATGATCCGGGCCGGGGTCGAGGCATGCAGTGCCGTCGACGGCGGCTGGGGCCCGGGCGTTTCGGCCGAGGGCATCCTCTGGGCGATGTGGGACGCCTCCCGGCTGGCGAGCCAGTGGCGCGAGACGGCGCTGGGCGGTGGAGCGGCGGGTGCCCGCGCCGATCGTGACCTCGATGCTGTGCTGGCTGTGCTCCGCGCCGCCGCGACCTACGGCGAACGTCTGCCGGGTTCCTCGCCCGAGGCCTTCCTCCATCACATCCTCGGCCAGGACGTGCCCGGTGACACGCTCGCGGCGCGTGCCCCGGCCGGCGAGGCGGTCTCGCTCCTCACGCCGCAGTCGGCCGCGGGACGTCAATGGCCCCTGGTTGTGGTCGCCGGTGTGCAGGAGGGCAGCTGGCCCGACCTTCGACTGCGCGGCTCACTCCTCGGTTCCCAGGACCTCGTCGACGTGGTGCGTGGCCGCGAGGGAGGCCACCGGGCCGCCCTCGCCGCAGTGCGGCATGACGAGACCCGACTCTTCCACGTCGCGGTGTCACGGGCGACCCGTTCTCTGCTTGTCACTGCGGTGCGCAGTGAGGACGAACAGCCTTCTCCCTACCTCGATGTCGTCGACCCCCTGCCCGATGACGCCGACCGTCGTGAGCCGAGCGACTGGGCTCGACCCGTGACGCTTCCCGCGCTGGTCGGTGCCCTGCGGCGCGATGTCGTGTCCAGTGATGCCCGCCGTCGGGGTGGTGCCATCACTGGGCTGGCCCGGCTCGCTCGCGCTGGCGTCCCCGGTGCTGATCCTGCCTCGTGGTGGGTGTTGCACGCACTGTCCGACGAGCGACCTCGCCGCGGGCCGGATGACACGGTGCGGGTCGGGCCGTCGGCGATCGACGGGTTCACCTCGTGCCAGCTCAAGTGGGCGCTCACCAAGGTCGGTGGTGATGGCCCGATGATCGGCCAACGAGACATCGGCACGCTCATCCACGAGATCGCAGCCGAGGGTGACTCCGATGCCGCCACGATGCGGGCCACCCTTGACGAACGCTGGCCCCGACTCGGGCTGCCCCAGGGGTGGGCGACCGACCTCAAGCGCCGACAGGCAGAGGGGATGGTGGACCGGCTGGCGCGCTTCTTCAACGAGAACACGGCCGCCGGCTGGGGACGCCTCGCGGCCGAGTCGCGGATGAAGGTTGAGCTCGGACGGATCGTGCTGAGTGGCACGGTCGACCGCCTCGATGTCGGACCCTCCGGCGACGTGCGGGTCATCGACTACAAGACCGGCTCCAGCAAGCCGAAGGCCTCGGACGTCCCGCGCCACGGGCAGCTCGGTGCCTACCAGCTGGCAGTCGTCTCTGGCGGTTTCGAGGATCTCGAAGTCCCCGAGACGTCGTCGGGCGCAGCCCTGCTCCACGTCGGCAAGGCGGCGGGCAAGGCCACGACGATCCAGGTCCAGCCGCCACTGGCGCAGGACGACGACCCGGAGTGGGCGCAACGGCTCGTCGTCGACACCGGTGAACTGATGGGTGGCGCGACATTCGTCGCAACCCCGAGTGACGAGCTGTGCCGCACCTGTCCGGTGCGCAGCTCCTGCCCGGCCCAACCAGAGGGGAGGGCCCTATGA
- a CDS encoding DEAD/DEAH box helicase has translation MTDASTIPADLTAEAIPDDAAIEATKQATADVQLFSDFAIHPDIVSALAAHGITTPFPIQAMTLPVALGGHDIIGQAKTGTGKTLGFGIPLLNKVIARGDDKWEGFTHKGKPQALAVAPTRELAVQVSADLERAGKARGIRVLTVYGGRAYEPQIDALTKGVEVVVGTPGRLIDLAKQGHLDLSHAKTVVLDEADEMLDLGFLPDVEKLLAMTSPGRQTMLFSATMPGAVVALARRYMTQPTHIRAMQEGEGDTSQTVKAITQHVYRAHAMDKVEMLARMLQANGRGLTIVFSRTKRTAAKVADDLAERGFAAAAIHGDLGQGAREQALRAFRSGKVDVLVATDVAARGIDVENVTHVINYQCPEDEKTYVHRIGRTGRAGQTGIAVTFVDWDDLHRWTMINKALDLGIPDPEETYSSSDHFYAQMDIPLGSKGRLAKAQQTRAGLGAEKLEDLGETGKSGGRRPSGGGSRDGGRGGRDGGSRDGGRGGRDGDRPRTEAPRASADAPAEGSTEPRRNRSRRRTRGGNAAPATD, from the coding sequence ATGACAGACGCATCAACCATCCCTGCCGACCTGACCGCCGAGGCCATCCCCGACGACGCAGCCATCGAGGCCACGAAGCAGGCCACCGCCGACGTCCAGTTGTTCTCGGACTTCGCCATCCACCCTGACATCGTCTCTGCCCTTGCTGCCCACGGCATCACGACGCCGTTCCCGATCCAGGCCATGACCCTGCCCGTCGCTCTCGGGGGCCACGACATCATCGGTCAGGCCAAGACCGGCACGGGCAAGACGCTCGGGTTCGGCATCCCCCTCCTCAACAAGGTCATTGCTCGCGGTGACGACAAGTGGGAGGGCTTCACCCACAAGGGCAAGCCCCAGGCGCTTGCCGTTGCCCCGACCCGTGAGCTCGCCGTCCAGGTGTCCGCCGACCTCGAGCGGGCCGGCAAGGCTCGTGGCATCCGCGTCCTCACCGTCTATGGCGGTCGCGCCTACGAGCCGCAGATCGACGCCCTGACCAAGGGTGTCGAGGTCGTCGTCGGCACCCCGGGTCGCCTCATCGACCTTGCCAAGCAGGGCCACCTCGACCTGTCGCACGCCAAGACCGTCGTCCTCGACGAGGCCGACGAGATGCTCGACCTCGGCTTCCTCCCCGACGTCGAGAAGCTGCTCGCGATGACGTCACCGGGCCGCCAGACCATGCTCTTCTCAGCCACGATGCCGGGTGCGGTCGTCGCGCTGGCGCGTCGCTACATGACGCAGCCGACACACATCCGCGCCATGCAGGAGGGTGAGGGCGACACCTCGCAGACCGTCAAGGCCATCACCCAGCACGTCTACCGCGCCCACGCGATGGACAAGGTCGAGATGCTGGCCCGCATGCTCCAGGCCAACGGGCGCGGCCTCACCATCGTCTTCAGCCGCACCAAGCGCACCGCCGCCAAGGTCGCCGACGACCTGGCCGAGCGTGGCTTCGCGGCCGCTGCCATCCATGGTGACCTCGGTCAGGGCGCTCGTGAGCAGGCGCTGCGTGCCTTCCGCTCGGGCAAGGTCGACGTCCTCGTCGCCACCGATGTCGCGGCCCGAGGCATCGACGTCGAGAACGTCACGCACGTCATCAACTACCAGTGCCCCGAAGACGAGAAGACCTACGTCCACCGCATCGGTCGCACCGGCCGTGCAGGACAGACCGGCATTGCCGTGACGTTCGTCGACTGGGACGATCTGCACCGCTGGACGATGATCAACAAGGCCCTCGATCTCGGGATCCCGGACCCCGAGGAGACCTACTCCTCGTCGGACCACTTCTATGCGCAGATGGACATCCCGCTCGGATCCAAGGGCCGCCTGGCCAAGGCGCAGCAGACGCGTGCAGGTCTCGGCGCAGAGAAGCTCGAGGACCTGGGCGAGACCGGCAAGTCCGGTGGTCGTCGCCCATCCGGTGGCGGCTCCCGTGACGGTGGTCGCGGCGGCCGTGACGGTGGCTCGCGTGACGGCGGTCGAGGCGGACGCGATGGCGATCGTCCTCGCACCGAGGCGCCTCGCGCATCCGCTGATGCCCCAGCTGAGGGTTCGACCGAGCCGCGACGCAACCGCAGCCGTCGCCGCACCCGCGGCGGCAATGCCGCCCCCGCGACCGACTGA
- a CDS encoding ThiF family adenylyltransferase produces the protein MDAVDRTSGRMPLAPVGGELSPSERTRFARHVILPGIGDTGQRRLRAARVLVVGAGGLGSPILLYLAAAGVGHLTVVDDDVVESTNLQRQVVHGVTDVGRPKVESAVAALQDLAPDVVVSPVGERLTAANVLDLVADHDVVVDGADNFPTRYLVGDASARLGVPHVWGSVYQHDAQTSVWWAGEGPCYRCVFPNPPPPGAVPSCSTGGVLGASCGAVGSVMAEEVVKLLIGVGEPLVGRLLLHDAWRQEWSTLPVAADPDCVVCGVGADPYRPLGIEGETSTGADSLDESSTVAAQSALPSISAAALALRLRDRAEGADGFVLVDVREPGEREVVTIPGAVPLPLAQVRADNGDAIAQLADGIPALVYCKSGARSAEAVRLLRGRGVDAFDVSGGVLAWVNDVDPSLPTY, from the coding sequence GTGGACGCCGTGGACAGGACAAGCGGGCGTATGCCGCTCGCACCCGTCGGGGGCGAGCTCTCGCCTTCCGAGCGGACGCGCTTTGCGCGCCACGTGATCCTTCCGGGCATCGGTGACACGGGGCAGCGCCGACTCCGGGCGGCACGAGTTCTCGTCGTCGGTGCCGGTGGTCTGGGGTCGCCGATCCTGCTCTACCTCGCCGCCGCGGGAGTCGGACATCTGACGGTCGTCGACGACGACGTGGTCGAGTCGACCAATCTGCAGCGCCAGGTCGTTCACGGTGTGACCGACGTCGGTCGGCCCAAGGTCGAGTCGGCCGTGGCAGCGCTGCAAGACCTGGCACCGGACGTGGTGGTCTCGCCAGTGGGCGAGCGCCTCACCGCCGCCAACGTCCTCGATCTCGTCGCCGACCATGACGTCGTCGTGGACGGTGCGGACAATTTCCCGACCCGCTACCTCGTCGGCGACGCGTCCGCCCGCCTCGGAGTCCCGCACGTGTGGGGGTCGGTCTATCAGCACGATGCGCAGACCAGCGTCTGGTGGGCCGGAGAAGGGCCGTGCTATCGCTGTGTCTTCCCCAACCCTCCGCCGCCCGGCGCCGTGCCGTCGTGCTCGACTGGCGGGGTGCTCGGTGCCAGTTGTGGCGCGGTCGGGTCGGTGATGGCCGAGGAGGTGGTGAAGCTCCTCATCGGGGTGGGTGAACCCCTTGTCGGACGCCTGCTGCTGCACGATGCCTGGCGTCAGGAGTGGAGCACCCTCCCCGTCGCTGCCGACCCCGACTGCGTCGTGTGTGGTGTCGGGGCGGACCCCTATCGTCCCCTGGGGATCGAAGGAGAGACGTCGACCGGAGCAGACTCGCTCGACGAATCCTCCACTGTTGCAGCGCAATCCGCATTGCCATCGATCTCTGCCGCTGCTCTGGCCCTGCGGTTGCGCGACCGTGCTGAGGGTGCCGACGGCTTCGTCCTCGTCGATGTCCGCGAGCCGGGCGAGCGTGAGGTCGTGACCATTCCTGGTGCCGTGCCCCTCCCGCTCGCGCAGGTGCGCGCAGACAACGGTGACGCGATCGCGCAGCTCGCAGACGGCATACCGGCGCTGGTGTATTGCAAGTCGGGAGCGCGCTCTGCCGAGGCTGTCCGTCTCCTGCGTGGGCGAGGTGTCGACGCATTCGATGTCTCCGGCGGAGTACTGGCCTGGGTGAACGATGTCGATCCGAGCCTGCCCACCTACTGA
- a CDS encoding NAD(P)-dependent alcohol dehydrogenase — protein MPTTTSALSVPSAGAPFEAVEIERRDLRDDDVRIDVAFAGICHSDIHTVRDEWGPAHYPIITGHEVAGTVSAVGSAVTKHKVGDRVGVGCLVDSCAECENCKNSQEQFCTKGSVGTYNAQNYDGEWAAGGYSQQIVVTERMVVRIPEGLELDEAAPLLCAGITTYSPLKRWGSGTGRKVAVVGVGGLGHMGVKIAKAMGAEVSTLSRSSAKAEDAKGLGSSNHIATSDTDAMKAARGSFDLILNTVSADLDMETYLKLLRPNGALVNVGIPESPYSVGAFNLIGGNKVLTGSNIGGIAETQEMLDFCAEHGIGATIETIDASDTATVDAAYERVVAGDVRYRVVIDTSTISPSA, from the coding sequence ATGCCCACCACGACTTCCGCACTGTCCGTCCCGTCCGCCGGCGCTCCCTTCGAAGCCGTCGAGATCGAGCGCCGCGACCTGCGTGATGACGACGTCCGTATCGACGTCGCCTTCGCCGGGATCTGCCACAGCGACATCCACACCGTCCGCGACGAATGGGGCCCGGCGCACTACCCGATCATCACCGGACACGAGGTTGCCGGCACCGTCAGCGCCGTCGGCAGCGCCGTCACCAAGCACAAGGTCGGCGACCGCGTCGGCGTCGGCTGCCTCGTCGACTCCTGCGCCGAGTGCGAGAACTGCAAGAACAGCCAGGAGCAGTTCTGCACCAAGGGATCGGTCGGCACCTACAACGCCCAGAACTACGACGGCGAGTGGGCCGCAGGTGGCTACAGCCAGCAGATCGTCGTCACCGAGCGCATGGTCGTCCGGATCCCCGAAGGCCTCGAACTCGACGAGGCTGCGCCGCTGCTGTGTGCCGGCATCACGACCTACTCCCCGCTCAAGCGTTGGGGCTCCGGCACCGGACGCAAGGTCGCGGTCGTGGGTGTCGGCGGCCTCGGCCACATGGGCGTCAAGATCGCCAAGGCCATGGGCGCAGAGGTCTCGACCCTGTCCCGCTCCTCGGCCAAGGCCGAGGACGCCAAGGGGCTCGGCTCCAGCAACCACATCGCGACGAGCGACACTGACGCGATGAAGGCGGCCCGCGGGAGCTTCGACCTCATCCTCAACACGGTGAGCGCCGACCTCGACATGGAGACCTACCTCAAGCTCCTGCGCCCCAACGGCGCCCTGGTCAATGTGGGAATCCCGGAAAGCCCCTACTCGGTGGGTGCGTTCAACCTCATCGGCGGCAACAAGGTGCTGACCGGGAGCAACATCGGTGGGATCGCCGAGACCCAGGAGATGCTCGACTTCTGCGCCGAGCACGGCATCGGCGCGACGATCGAGACGATCGACGCGAGCGACACGGCGACGGTCGATGCGGCATACGAGCGCGTGGTTGCCGGGGACGTCCGCTACCGCGTCGTGATCGACACGAGCACGATCAGCCCCTCCGCCTGA
- a CDS encoding ferritin-like fold-containing protein, with protein sequence METNGATGLDDPAYRAAVVDLLGVLAYGELTACIRMATDSDLAPSLRIKAQMAGFAAAEYRQYELLVDRLTALGVDAETAMQPFVTPFTGFHDRTRPKSWVEGLIKAYVGDGIAKDFYREMASFVDDETRAVMDRALDDAGAGDFIVSVVRDAIQTDRTATGKLSLWGRRLLGEALSQGQSVAVEREALTGLLVGGGADLTAIGQMFTRLTDRHSQRMSRLGLSA encoded by the coding sequence ATGGAGACGAACGGAGCGACGGGACTGGACGATCCGGCATACAGGGCCGCGGTCGTTGACCTGCTGGGGGTCCTGGCCTACGGCGAACTGACGGCCTGCATCCGGATGGCGACGGACTCGGACCTCGCACCGTCCCTGCGGATCAAGGCGCAGATGGCGGGTTTTGCCGCGGCTGAGTACCGCCAGTACGAACTGCTCGTCGACCGACTCACTGCTCTCGGCGTCGACGCCGAGACGGCCATGCAGCCGTTCGTGACGCCGTTCACGGGCTTCCACGACCGGACACGCCCCAAGAGCTGGGTCGAGGGGCTCATCAAGGCCTACGTCGGTGACGGCATCGCCAAGGACTTCTATCGCGAGATGGCCTCGTTCGTCGACGACGAGACACGGGCCGTCATGGACCGCGCCCTCGACGACGCCGGTGCGGGCGACTTCATCGTCTCCGTCGTCCGCGACGCGATCCAGACCGACCGGACGGCCACGGGCAAGCTCAGTCTGTGGGGTCGCCGACTGCTCGGGGAGGCGCTCAGCCAGGGGCAGTCCGTCGCGGTGGAGCGGGAGGCACTGACGGGCCTGCTCGTCGGTGGAGGCGCGGACCTCACCGCCATCGGCCAGATGTTCACCCGCCTGACCGACCGGCACAGCCAGCGCATGTCGCGCCTCGGCCTCTCCGCCTGA
- a CDS encoding TetR/AcrR family transcriptional regulator, producing MDTSTHRGQRMPRSERRAQLLEAAQSVFVERGYHAAAMDDIAEHAGVSKPVLYQHFPGKLELYLALLDEHCHTLERLVREAMQEPAEDNQDRVRATISAYFDFVSREGAAFRMIFESDLTGVPQVRARLDSLELACAEAIADVIVHDAGIPDEHAMLLATGLAGMSQITARHWLAAESGLDRDEASGLVTALMWRGIGSLPIAGGERSEAVHG from the coding sequence ATGGACACCAGCACTCACCGCGGACAGCGCATGCCACGATCCGAGCGCAGGGCCCAGTTGCTCGAGGCGGCACAGTCCGTGTTCGTCGAGCGGGGCTACCACGCGGCCGCGATGGATGACATCGCTGAGCACGCAGGAGTGTCCAAGCCGGTGCTCTATCAGCACTTCCCGGGCAAGCTCGAGCTCTATCTCGCTCTCCTCGACGAGCACTGCCACACCCTCGAGCGCCTCGTCCGTGAAGCCATGCAGGAGCCCGCCGAGGACAACCAGGATCGTGTCCGCGCGACGATCAGTGCCTACTTCGACTTCGTGTCCCGCGAGGGTGCCGCATTCCGAATGATCTTCGAGTCCGACCTCACCGGTGTTCCGCAGGTCCGCGCCCGACTCGACAGTCTCGAGCTCGCCTGCGCCGAGGCCATCGCCGACGTCATCGTGCACGATGCCGGAATCCCCGACGAGCACGCCATGCTTCTGGCCACCGGGCTCGCTGGCATGTCCCAGATCACCGCTCGGCACTGGCTGGCGGCCGAGTCCGGACTCGACAGGGACGAAGCCAGCGGCCTCGTCACCGCGCTCATGTGGCGCGGCATCGGATCCCTGCCGATAGCGGGCGGGGAACGATCCGAGGCGGTGCACGGTTAG
- a CDS encoding DUF3107 domain-containing protein produces the protein MEVNIGVQNVAREIALETDSSPAEVSKAIDAALAEGGILRLTDTKGRELLIPGRALGWVLVGESEKSKVGFGQI, from the coding sequence GTGGAGGTCAACATCGGCGTGCAGAACGTCGCACGCGAGATCGCACTCGAGACCGACTCCTCACCCGCCGAGGTGTCCAAGGCCATCGACGCCGCGCTGGCGGAGGGAGGCATTTTGCGCCTCACCGACACCAAGGGCCGCGAACTCCTCATCCCCGGCCGCGCCCTCGGTTGGGTCCTGGTCGGCGAGTCCGAGAAGAGCAAGGTCGGCTTCGGTCAGATCTGA
- a CDS encoding GlsB/YeaQ/YmgE family stress response membrane protein, with the protein MITTIIVTVILGAIIGALARLVLPGKQNISTVVTVILGILGALIGSWVWTGLLNKSDTGGIDWIALIIGVIVAAALIVGYGAVTDKKQVR; encoded by the coding sequence GTGATCACCACCATCATTGTGACCGTGATTCTCGGAGCGATCATCGGAGCCTTGGCTCGTCTGGTCCTCCCCGGAAAGCAGAACATCTCCACCGTGGTGACGGTTATCCTCGGCATCCTCGGTGCACTCATCGGCAGCTGGGTCTGGACAGGCCTGCTCAACAAGAGTGACACCGGCGGGATCGACTGGATCGCCCTCATCATCGGCGTCATCGTCGCCGCCGCCCTCATCGTGGGTTACGGCGCAGTGACCGACAAGAAGCAGGTTCGCTGA